In Haliaeetus albicilla chromosome 2, bHalAlb1.1, whole genome shotgun sequence, a single genomic region encodes these proteins:
- the NOD1 gene encoding nucleotide-binding oligomerization domain-containing protein 1 isoform X1 yields the protein MEGQLCANLEISVEKPPGASPPSFIALLRVYRELLVSRIRNTQCLIDNLIKNDYFSTEDAEIVIQFPTQADKVRKILDLVQSKGEEVSEYFIHVLQKVTDAYYELQPWLDEIGYKPSENICSKPVVNTDPVSRYCQKLRYELGRDSKFVMSYAQREEMLLEEIYSDNIMELISFTNESLGKVCQLEALFDDAVGLINEDGETIYVFGDAGIGKSILLQKIQSLWARKELEIGAKFFFRFRCRMFSCFKEDEAICLKDLLFKYNCYPDQDPAEVFHHILQFPHTVLFTFDGFDEIYSNFDLSSVPEMCSPNEPIHPLVLLVSLLRGKLLKGSKKILTARTGTEIQRNIIRKKVLLRGFSSNNLKEYTATFFKDEGQRTLVLNQLEANPSLCSLCSVPLFCWIIFKCYEHFHSMFDSHELPDCSVTLTDVFLLMIEVHLNRSVKTSLLKNNTRSQAEMFKSRKETLLALGKMAYKGMENSFFIFEQEEVSSVNISEGDLQLGFLRTVKGYSGCDNQCTYEFLHLTLQSFFTALFLVMEKKVGTKELLQFFNECSSTETAQPTCLRIPWLKKQLAGKDPFRNKEHFHFTNLFLCGLLSRSKQKLFRHLVLPAVIKRKRKTLITYLGESMKCHLKGVTRSRLPNYNQVQVQPNFVWMLRCLYETQSEKVGKLAAKRMHANYIKLTYCNAYSADCSAISFVVHHFQKRLALDLDNNNINDYGVKQLLPCFSKLAVIRLSVNQVTDHGVKILYEELSKYQIVTFLGLYNNQITDVGAKYVAKLIEECSSLEYVKIGANKITSEGGKCLAQAIQKSKTMFEIGMWGNQVGDEGAKAFAEALRNHPTLTNVSLAFNGITTEGGKSIAEAMQHNNSVKIFWLTKNELDDEAAMSFAEMLKVNKKLVHLWLIQNQITAKGVKYLSEALKENTAIKEVCLNGNLISQEEAKAFENEERIICF from the exons GTTCGCAAAATTCTAGACTTGGTTCAAAGCAAGGGAGAAGAGGTTTCAGAATATTTCATCCATGTCCTGCAGAAAGTCACTGATGCTTACTATGAACTTCAGCCTTGGCTGGATGAAATAGGTTACAAGCCTTCAGAGAATATTTGTAGTAAACCTGTGGTAAATACAGATCCAG TTAGCAGGTATTGCCAGAAGCTCAGATATGAACTGGGACGGGACTCCAAGTTTGTTATGTCATATGCTCAGAGGGAAGAGATGCTGCTTGAAGAAATCTACTCTGACAATATTATGGAGCTCATCAGTTTTACCAATGAGAGTCTAGGCAAAGTGTGTCAGTTAGAAGCCCTTTTTGATGATGCAGTTGGGCTAATTAATGAAGATGGAGAGACTATTTATGTCTTTGGTGATGCAGGAATTGGAAAATCCATCTTGCTGCAAAAGATACAAAGCCTTTGGGCCAGAAAAGAATTGGAGATAGGGGCCAAATTTTTCTTCCGTTTCCGATGTAGGATGTTTAGTTGCTTTAAGGAAGATGAAGCCATATGTTTGAAAGACCTACTCTTCAAATATAATTGCTACCCAGACCAGGACCctgcagaggtgttccatcACATCTTGCAATTCCCTCATACAGTTCTTTTCACATTTGATGGCTTCGATGAGATCTATTCCAACTTTGATCTCAGTAGTGTGCCTGAGATGTGTTCACCCAATGAACCCATCCACCCCTTGGTGCTGCTGGTAAGCCTTCTCAGAGGAAAGCTTCTTAAGGGATCCAAGAAAATTCTTACAGCGAGGACAGGGACTGAGATCCAAAGAAACATCATTAGAAAGAAAGTACTGCTCCGTGGTTTCTCCAGCAATAACCTGAAGGAATACACTGctacatttttcaaagatgaGGGGCAGCGAACACTGGTATTGAACCAGTTGGAAGCTAACCCCAGTCTCTGCAGTTTGTGTTCAGTGCCTTTATTTTGCTGGATTATCTTTAAATGCTACGAACACTTCCATTCCATGTTTGACAGCCACGAGCTTCCAGACTGTTCTGTTACATTGACAGATGTATTTTTGCTCATGATTGAAGTCCATCTGAACCGATCTGTGAAAACAAGTTTGCTGAAGAACAACACCAGAAGCCAAGCAGAGATGTTCAAATCAAGAAAGGAAACGCTTCTAGCTTTGGGTAAAATGGCATACAAAGGGATGGAGAACTCTTTCTTTATCTTCGAGCAGGAGGAGGTCTCATCAGTAAACATCTCTGAAGGAGATTTGCAATTGGGCTTTCTCAGGACAGTTAAAGGTTACAGTGGCTGTGACAATCAGTGCACTTACGAGTTCTTGCACTTAACCCTTCAGTcttttttcacagctttgtTCCTGGTTATGGAAAAGAAAGTGGGTACAAAGGAGTTACTTCAGTTTTTCAATGAATGTTCTTCCACTGAGACTGCCCAGCCTACTTGCCTTCGTATTCCTTGGTTGAAGAAACAACTAGCAGGGAAGGATCCTTTCCGAAATAAGGAACACTTTCATTTTACCAACCTGTTTCTTTGTGGTCTGCTTTCTAGATCCAAGCAGAAACTCTTCAGACATTTAGTTTTGCCTGCAGTTAttaagaggaagagaaagacactCATCACATACCTTGGGGAGAGCATGAAATGCCACCTGAAAGGTGTCACTCGGTCCAGGCTTCCAAACTACAATCAGGTCCAGGTCCAGCCCAACTTTGTTTGGATGCTGAGGTGCCTTTACGAGACTCAGAGTGAGAAAGTGGGGAAGTTGGCTGCCAAACGCATGCATGCCAATTACATCAAGCTCACATACTGCAATGCCTACTCTGCTGACTGCAGTGCTATTTCCTTTGTTGTGCATCACTTTCAAAAGCGCCTGGCTCTGGATTTGGACAACAACAACATCAATGACTATGGAGTAAAACAGCTGCTACCTTGCTTCAGCAAGCTTGCGGTGATCAG GCTCAGTGTAAATCAGGTCACAGATCATGGAGTAAAGATCTTGTATGAAGAACTCTCCAAGTACCAAATTGTGACTTTCTTAGG cttGTACAACAATCAAATCACTGATGTTGGAGCCAAATATGTTGCAAAACTAATTGAAGAGTGTTCAAGCCTTGAATACGTTAA AATAGGAGCAAACAAAATAACTAGTGAAGGAGGGAAGTGCCTTGCCCAAGCCATCCAGAAGAGCAAGACAATGTTTGAAATTGG GATGTGGGGTAATCAAGTTGGAGACGAAGGAGCAAAGGCATTTGCAGAGGCCTTGAGGAACCACCCCACATTAACAAACGTGAG TCTCGCATTCAATGGCATCACAACAGAGGGAGGCAAAAGTATTGCTGAAGCTATGCAACACAACAACTCTGTGAAAATATTCTG GTTGACTAAAAATGAGCTGGATGATGAGGCAGCAATGAGTTTTGCAGAGATGCTGAAGGTCAACAAGAAACTGGTGCATTTATG gCTTATCCAGAATCAAATTACAGCCAAAGGGGTGAAGTACCTCAGCGAAGCTCTCAAGGAGAACACAGCTATTAAAGAAGTGTG tttGAACGGGAACCTGATAAGCCAAGAGGAGGccaaagcttttgaaaatgaagaacGGATCATTTGCTTTTGA
- the NOD1 gene encoding nucleotide-binding oligomerization domain-containing protein 1 isoform X3, whose product MEGQLCANLEISVEKPPGASPPSFIALLRVYRELLVSRIRNTQCLIDNLIKNDYFSTEDAEIVIQFPTQADKVRKILDLVQSKGEEVSEYFIHVLQKVTDAYYELQPWLDEIGYKPSENICSKPVVNTDPVSRYCQKLRYELGRDSKFVMSYAQREEMLLEEIYSDNIMELISFTNESLGKVCQLEALFDDAVGLINEDGETIYVFGDAGIGKSILLQKIQSLWARKELEIGAKFFFRFRCRMFSCFKEDEAICLKDLLFKYNCYPDQDPAEVFHHILQFPHTVLFTFDGFDEIYSNFDLSSVPEMCSPNEPIHPLVLLVSLLRGKLLKGSKKILTARTGTEIQRNIIRKKVLLRGFSSNNLKEYTATFFKDEGQRTLVLNQLEANPSLCSLCSVPLFCWIIFKCYEHFHSMFDSHELPDCSVTLTDVFLLMIEVHLNRSVKTSLLKNNTRSQAEMFKSRKETLLALGKMAYKGMENSFFIFEQEEVSSVNISEGDLQLGFLRTVKGYSGCDNQCTYEFLHLTLQSFFTALFLVMEKKVGTKELLQFFNECSSTETAQPTCLRIPWLKKQLAGKDPFRNKEHFHFTNLFLCGLLSRSKQKLFRHLVLPAVIKRKRKTLITYLGESMKCHLKGVTRSRLPNYNQVQVQPNFVWMLRCLYETQSEKVGKLAAKRMHANYIKLTYCNAYSADCSAISFVVHHFQKRLALDLDNNNINDYGVKQLLPCFSKLAVIRLSVNQVTDHGVKILYEELSKYQIVTFLGLYNNQITDVGAKYVAKLIEECSSLEYVKIGANKITSEGGKCLAQAIQKSKTMFEIGMWGNQVGDEGAKAFAEALRNHPTLTNVRLTKNELDDEAAMSFAEMLKVNKKLVHLWLIQNQITAKGVKYLSEALKENTAIKEVCLNGNLISQEEAKAFENEERIICF is encoded by the exons GTTCGCAAAATTCTAGACTTGGTTCAAAGCAAGGGAGAAGAGGTTTCAGAATATTTCATCCATGTCCTGCAGAAAGTCACTGATGCTTACTATGAACTTCAGCCTTGGCTGGATGAAATAGGTTACAAGCCTTCAGAGAATATTTGTAGTAAACCTGTGGTAAATACAGATCCAG TTAGCAGGTATTGCCAGAAGCTCAGATATGAACTGGGACGGGACTCCAAGTTTGTTATGTCATATGCTCAGAGGGAAGAGATGCTGCTTGAAGAAATCTACTCTGACAATATTATGGAGCTCATCAGTTTTACCAATGAGAGTCTAGGCAAAGTGTGTCAGTTAGAAGCCCTTTTTGATGATGCAGTTGGGCTAATTAATGAAGATGGAGAGACTATTTATGTCTTTGGTGATGCAGGAATTGGAAAATCCATCTTGCTGCAAAAGATACAAAGCCTTTGGGCCAGAAAAGAATTGGAGATAGGGGCCAAATTTTTCTTCCGTTTCCGATGTAGGATGTTTAGTTGCTTTAAGGAAGATGAAGCCATATGTTTGAAAGACCTACTCTTCAAATATAATTGCTACCCAGACCAGGACCctgcagaggtgttccatcACATCTTGCAATTCCCTCATACAGTTCTTTTCACATTTGATGGCTTCGATGAGATCTATTCCAACTTTGATCTCAGTAGTGTGCCTGAGATGTGTTCACCCAATGAACCCATCCACCCCTTGGTGCTGCTGGTAAGCCTTCTCAGAGGAAAGCTTCTTAAGGGATCCAAGAAAATTCTTACAGCGAGGACAGGGACTGAGATCCAAAGAAACATCATTAGAAAGAAAGTACTGCTCCGTGGTTTCTCCAGCAATAACCTGAAGGAATACACTGctacatttttcaaagatgaGGGGCAGCGAACACTGGTATTGAACCAGTTGGAAGCTAACCCCAGTCTCTGCAGTTTGTGTTCAGTGCCTTTATTTTGCTGGATTATCTTTAAATGCTACGAACACTTCCATTCCATGTTTGACAGCCACGAGCTTCCAGACTGTTCTGTTACATTGACAGATGTATTTTTGCTCATGATTGAAGTCCATCTGAACCGATCTGTGAAAACAAGTTTGCTGAAGAACAACACCAGAAGCCAAGCAGAGATGTTCAAATCAAGAAAGGAAACGCTTCTAGCTTTGGGTAAAATGGCATACAAAGGGATGGAGAACTCTTTCTTTATCTTCGAGCAGGAGGAGGTCTCATCAGTAAACATCTCTGAAGGAGATTTGCAATTGGGCTTTCTCAGGACAGTTAAAGGTTACAGTGGCTGTGACAATCAGTGCACTTACGAGTTCTTGCACTTAACCCTTCAGTcttttttcacagctttgtTCCTGGTTATGGAAAAGAAAGTGGGTACAAAGGAGTTACTTCAGTTTTTCAATGAATGTTCTTCCACTGAGACTGCCCAGCCTACTTGCCTTCGTATTCCTTGGTTGAAGAAACAACTAGCAGGGAAGGATCCTTTCCGAAATAAGGAACACTTTCATTTTACCAACCTGTTTCTTTGTGGTCTGCTTTCTAGATCCAAGCAGAAACTCTTCAGACATTTAGTTTTGCCTGCAGTTAttaagaggaagagaaagacactCATCACATACCTTGGGGAGAGCATGAAATGCCACCTGAAAGGTGTCACTCGGTCCAGGCTTCCAAACTACAATCAGGTCCAGGTCCAGCCCAACTTTGTTTGGATGCTGAGGTGCCTTTACGAGACTCAGAGTGAGAAAGTGGGGAAGTTGGCTGCCAAACGCATGCATGCCAATTACATCAAGCTCACATACTGCAATGCCTACTCTGCTGACTGCAGTGCTATTTCCTTTGTTGTGCATCACTTTCAAAAGCGCCTGGCTCTGGATTTGGACAACAACAACATCAATGACTATGGAGTAAAACAGCTGCTACCTTGCTTCAGCAAGCTTGCGGTGATCAG GCTCAGTGTAAATCAGGTCACAGATCATGGAGTAAAGATCTTGTATGAAGAACTCTCCAAGTACCAAATTGTGACTTTCTTAGG cttGTACAACAATCAAATCACTGATGTTGGAGCCAAATATGTTGCAAAACTAATTGAAGAGTGTTCAAGCCTTGAATACGTTAA AATAGGAGCAAACAAAATAACTAGTGAAGGAGGGAAGTGCCTTGCCCAAGCCATCCAGAAGAGCAAGACAATGTTTGAAATTGG GATGTGGGGTAATCAAGTTGGAGACGAAGGAGCAAAGGCATTTGCAGAGGCCTTGAGGAACCACCCCACATTAACAAACGTGAG GTTGACTAAAAATGAGCTGGATGATGAGGCAGCAATGAGTTTTGCAGAGATGCTGAAGGTCAACAAGAAACTGGTGCATTTATG gCTTATCCAGAATCAAATTACAGCCAAAGGGGTGAAGTACCTCAGCGAAGCTCTCAAGGAGAACACAGCTATTAAAGAAGTGTG tttGAACGGGAACCTGATAAGCCAAGAGGAGGccaaagcttttgaaaatgaagaacGGATCATTTGCTTTTGA
- the NOD1 gene encoding nucleotide-binding oligomerization domain-containing protein 1 isoform X2: MEGQLCANLEISVEKPPGASPPSFIALLRVYRELLVSRIRNTQCLIDNLIKNDYFSTEDAEIVIQFPTQADKVRKILDLVQSKGEEVSEYFIHVLQKVTDAYYELQPWLDEIGYKPSENICSKPVVNTDPVSRYCQKLRYELGRDSKFVMSYAQREEMLLEEIYSDNIMELISFTNESLGKVCQLEALFDDAVGLINEDGETIYVFGDAGIGKSILLQKIQSLWARKELEIGAKFFFRFRCRMFSCFKEDEAICLKDLLFKYNCYPDQDPAEVFHHILQFPHTVLFTFDGFDEIYSNFDLSSVPEMCSPNEPIHPLVLLVSLLRGKLLKGSKKILTARTGTEIQRNIIRKKVLLRGFSSNNLKEYTATFFKDEGQRTLVLNQLEANPSLCSLCSVPLFCWIIFKCYEHFHSMFDSHELPDCSVTLTDVFLLMIEVHLNRSVKTSLLKNNTRSQAEMFKSRKETLLALGKMAYKGMENSFFIFEQEEVSSVNISEGDLQLGFLRTVKGYSGCDNQCTYEFLHLTLQSFFTALFLVMEKKVGTKELLQFFNECSSTETAQPTCLRIPWLKKQLAGKDPFRNKEHFHFTNLFLCGLLSRSKQKLFRHLVLPAVIKRKRKTLITYLGESMKCHLKGVTRSRLPNYNQVQVQPNFVWMLRCLYETQSEKVGKLAAKRMHANYIKLTYCNAYSADCSAISFVVHHFQKRLALDLDNNNINDYGVKQLLPCFSKLAVIRLSVNQVTDHGVKILYEELSKYQIVTFLGLYNNQITDVGAKYVAKLIEECSSLEYVKIGANKITSEGGKCLAQAIQKSKTMFEIGMWGNQVGDEGAKAFAEALRNHPTLTNVSLAFNGITTEGGKSIAEAMQHNNSVKIFWLTKNELDDEAAMSFAEMLKVNKKLVHLWLIQNQITAKGVKYLSEALKENTAIKEFEREPDKPRGGQSF; encoded by the exons GTTCGCAAAATTCTAGACTTGGTTCAAAGCAAGGGAGAAGAGGTTTCAGAATATTTCATCCATGTCCTGCAGAAAGTCACTGATGCTTACTATGAACTTCAGCCTTGGCTGGATGAAATAGGTTACAAGCCTTCAGAGAATATTTGTAGTAAACCTGTGGTAAATACAGATCCAG TTAGCAGGTATTGCCAGAAGCTCAGATATGAACTGGGACGGGACTCCAAGTTTGTTATGTCATATGCTCAGAGGGAAGAGATGCTGCTTGAAGAAATCTACTCTGACAATATTATGGAGCTCATCAGTTTTACCAATGAGAGTCTAGGCAAAGTGTGTCAGTTAGAAGCCCTTTTTGATGATGCAGTTGGGCTAATTAATGAAGATGGAGAGACTATTTATGTCTTTGGTGATGCAGGAATTGGAAAATCCATCTTGCTGCAAAAGATACAAAGCCTTTGGGCCAGAAAAGAATTGGAGATAGGGGCCAAATTTTTCTTCCGTTTCCGATGTAGGATGTTTAGTTGCTTTAAGGAAGATGAAGCCATATGTTTGAAAGACCTACTCTTCAAATATAATTGCTACCCAGACCAGGACCctgcagaggtgttccatcACATCTTGCAATTCCCTCATACAGTTCTTTTCACATTTGATGGCTTCGATGAGATCTATTCCAACTTTGATCTCAGTAGTGTGCCTGAGATGTGTTCACCCAATGAACCCATCCACCCCTTGGTGCTGCTGGTAAGCCTTCTCAGAGGAAAGCTTCTTAAGGGATCCAAGAAAATTCTTACAGCGAGGACAGGGACTGAGATCCAAAGAAACATCATTAGAAAGAAAGTACTGCTCCGTGGTTTCTCCAGCAATAACCTGAAGGAATACACTGctacatttttcaaagatgaGGGGCAGCGAACACTGGTATTGAACCAGTTGGAAGCTAACCCCAGTCTCTGCAGTTTGTGTTCAGTGCCTTTATTTTGCTGGATTATCTTTAAATGCTACGAACACTTCCATTCCATGTTTGACAGCCACGAGCTTCCAGACTGTTCTGTTACATTGACAGATGTATTTTTGCTCATGATTGAAGTCCATCTGAACCGATCTGTGAAAACAAGTTTGCTGAAGAACAACACCAGAAGCCAAGCAGAGATGTTCAAATCAAGAAAGGAAACGCTTCTAGCTTTGGGTAAAATGGCATACAAAGGGATGGAGAACTCTTTCTTTATCTTCGAGCAGGAGGAGGTCTCATCAGTAAACATCTCTGAAGGAGATTTGCAATTGGGCTTTCTCAGGACAGTTAAAGGTTACAGTGGCTGTGACAATCAGTGCACTTACGAGTTCTTGCACTTAACCCTTCAGTcttttttcacagctttgtTCCTGGTTATGGAAAAGAAAGTGGGTACAAAGGAGTTACTTCAGTTTTTCAATGAATGTTCTTCCACTGAGACTGCCCAGCCTACTTGCCTTCGTATTCCTTGGTTGAAGAAACAACTAGCAGGGAAGGATCCTTTCCGAAATAAGGAACACTTTCATTTTACCAACCTGTTTCTTTGTGGTCTGCTTTCTAGATCCAAGCAGAAACTCTTCAGACATTTAGTTTTGCCTGCAGTTAttaagaggaagagaaagacactCATCACATACCTTGGGGAGAGCATGAAATGCCACCTGAAAGGTGTCACTCGGTCCAGGCTTCCAAACTACAATCAGGTCCAGGTCCAGCCCAACTTTGTTTGGATGCTGAGGTGCCTTTACGAGACTCAGAGTGAGAAAGTGGGGAAGTTGGCTGCCAAACGCATGCATGCCAATTACATCAAGCTCACATACTGCAATGCCTACTCTGCTGACTGCAGTGCTATTTCCTTTGTTGTGCATCACTTTCAAAAGCGCCTGGCTCTGGATTTGGACAACAACAACATCAATGACTATGGAGTAAAACAGCTGCTACCTTGCTTCAGCAAGCTTGCGGTGATCAG GCTCAGTGTAAATCAGGTCACAGATCATGGAGTAAAGATCTTGTATGAAGAACTCTCCAAGTACCAAATTGTGACTTTCTTAGG cttGTACAACAATCAAATCACTGATGTTGGAGCCAAATATGTTGCAAAACTAATTGAAGAGTGTTCAAGCCTTGAATACGTTAA AATAGGAGCAAACAAAATAACTAGTGAAGGAGGGAAGTGCCTTGCCCAAGCCATCCAGAAGAGCAAGACAATGTTTGAAATTGG GATGTGGGGTAATCAAGTTGGAGACGAAGGAGCAAAGGCATTTGCAGAGGCCTTGAGGAACCACCCCACATTAACAAACGTGAG TCTCGCATTCAATGGCATCACAACAGAGGGAGGCAAAAGTATTGCTGAAGCTATGCAACACAACAACTCTGTGAAAATATTCTG GTTGACTAAAAATGAGCTGGATGATGAGGCAGCAATGAGTTTTGCAGAGATGCTGAAGGTCAACAAGAAACTGGTGCATTTATG gCTTATCCAGAATCAAATTACAGCCAAAGGGGTGAAGTACCTCAGCGAAGCTCTCAAGGAGAACACAGCTATTAAAGAA tttGAACGGGAACCTGATAAGCCAAGAGGAGGccaaagcttttga